The Thermanaeromonas sp. C210 genome segment CGTGCCCAGGGAAGCCCGTCACTATCCCCTCGACTTCCCGCTTACCCAGGGGAACCACAACCCGCGCCCCGACGGCTATTTCCCTTTGCAGGGACAAAGGTACTTCATAGGTCAGGGGCCTGGTAACCCGCTGCAGGGTCGAGTTGATCAGTACGTTCACCAGCATCTTTACCAACTCGACCCCCTCTGGTTAGCTTATCCATGAAGTCATTATAACAAATTAAGCGACAAAAGTGAACCGACACCTTGATCTCCCCAGCCCAACAGTGGTATAATGCCTTCGGAAAAGTTCTGCTGGTGTAGCTCAGAGGTAGAGCAGCGCACTCGTAATGCGCAGGCCGTGGGTTCGAATCCCACCATCAGCTCCAGAAAAATCAAGGCCTCCGGGGATCATCTCGGAGGCCGCTTTCGTTGGTTGGTGCCCAATTGGTGCCATACCAAAACTTGGAACAAAACAAAAAACCCCCGGCTCATCACCGGGGAGTAACCTGGAAGAGTAAGTATAGCAGTAAGCGTCAAATACTACCCACCTTGGCATTGTGCTCGAGTTTAAGGGATAATCTTCCTCAGAAAACTAACTGAGGAGGATTTCCCCTTATGACCAGAGCCGAATTACAGCAACTGTGGGAAGCTCGTATAGCCGAATACAGGGAAAGCGGGCAAAGCGTTAAAGAATGGTGCGCCTCCCATGAGGGCATTAGCCCCAGGCAGTTATGGTACTGGCTGCGGAAGTTTAAGAACCAGACCACAGCTCCCCCGGAAAGTTCCAACCGGTGGCTGCCAATAGAAATAAGCGAGCAAGGTTCCCCAGAACAGTCCCTACTGGTCAAAATAGGACNNNNNNNNNNTAAAAGCACGCACCATCTTGTAATATAAAGCATCAGGAAGAAATATTTTCACCTTATGGTTTATTCTAGAGGAATTTGGGCTGATTCGTCGAATTATTAAAGCATGAACACTGCTAAGTCTATAGCTCCGCCGTAACCTCCTGCAATTTAGTAAAAACCTATTACTAAACATAAGAAGCCCCCCGGACCTGCAGTTAACCCGCAGGCCCAGGGGCTTCTCTTATTTAGGATAAGCAGTGTCCGTAGGTACCACCTCCGCTGCACCGTCCTCAACGAGATCCAAATTTAGATGTTAACACTCACACTTCTCCGCCGGCCTCATACGATGTATTAAAAAATGAGAAAGGATGGTCTTTATGGACGGTATATTTGGTGGAAAAGGCAAATTTGCGTTTATACTGTTCCTAATCCTCATCCTGCTCTTCTTTGGGGATGACTAAAATCTGTTCAAAATTCCTATTCTTTTAGCCCCCTGTTCGAGGGGGCTGTTTTTTGTGTGATCAACAGAACATTTTTCTGAAGCCTGAAAGCCACTAATGGTACCCGAGACCTGGACTGACATTACGAGGCACCTCCAGCAAGAATAAGGCCACCTCATGGCGGCCAAGACTTACGCCCCATGCCGGAGCCCTGGTATACCTTATGGTACTACTACTAGGAGTAAACCCATATATTATATATATTGTCCTGTGACGGCCATAAAGAAGAACGAGTCTTAATTTTGGTAATCCCCGACGTCTTAACTTCATGCTTCATAAGGCTAGGTAGTAAAGAAGGGGGTTACATAAGGTGGGAGGCAGAACACTAACAAGAAGTCAAAAGGAGAGAAACAAAAACAAAAGGCTTAAAGGGAGGGACAAAGTCTTAGTTGAGAGAGCGCAACAGGGCCTTGTAGTGCTGGGGATTGGCACAGATCTTTTCCACGGCCTTTTTCACGGCAGCGGTATCGTAGCCCAGGTATTCCGCTAAATCTTCAAACCATGCTGAATCAAAGAAGGTCTTAGCGCTATGCCAATACGGCGAACTTTCATCCTTGTATATTAAGTCGAGGACCGCTCGATAGATGATGCTGGCGGCTAACTGTCTAAGGGTTGCGGGGTCCATAATCATGACGACCACCTCTAAATAAATATAGCACAAGGGACGACATCCTTGCAATTTCTGCGGACCCCAGAAAGAATATTCCTTCCCGGAAAATTTAGGTATGTTACCCCCACACGCCCCAAAACGTAAAGGAGCCGCCCAGGAAAATCAGAAACAGGCCGCAAACTAACAGTATTCCCCGGTAAATCACAGGCGTCACCCAGTGCCGGCCTTTGGCTACGGCTACCGCTACCAGGCTGTACCAGGCCAGGTCGGATAAGATATGCCCGCTAAAGAAGCTTACCAGGCCGGGTACTCCCTGTTTTAAGGACAACACTATGTAACCCAAACCCACAGTCGCCCACCATAACGTCCAGTAGGGGTTGGAAAGACTGACTAGGACGCCGGCCAGGACCAGGTTCATGTACTTGCGAGGTGAGGAACTGGTTTCCTCTGGATTATCTGCCTGGGCAGGATCTACGTTTAGGGTCACTCGGTGATACCACGCATCACGAAATATTCCCCAACCCATGTAAATCAAGAAGACCCCGCCAATCATGGCGATGACTCTGGCCACAGTATCCATGGCAAAGAAGGATCCCAGGCCCATAGCCAGTGCGACCACCAGTACGCCCTCCAGGATACCGTGACCCAGAACCAGGAGCGGCCCCGCTAGAAATCCACGCCGAGCCGCTTCCCCAATGGTCACCGTTAAAAGGGGGCCGGGCATCATGGCCCCGGAAAGTCCTACCGTAAAGGCCGTCAAAAAAATGGTTATTAATTGCACTGCTGAGTCTCCTCCCCCGCGGCCTCCGGAAAACTACAACGGCCACGAAAACCT includes the following:
- the tnpA gene encoding IS66 family insertion sequence element accessory protein TnpA, yielding MTRAELQQLWEARIAEYRESGQSVKEWCASHEGISPRQLWYWLRKFKNQTTAPPESSNRWLPIEISEQGSPEQSLLVKIG
- a CDS encoding LysE family transporter, with product MQLITIFLTAFTVGLSGAMMPGPLLTVTIGEAARRGFLAGPLLVLGHGILEGVLVVALAMGLGSFFAMDTVARVIAMIGGVFLIYMGWGIFRDAWYHRVTLNVDPAQADNPEETSSSPRKYMNLVLAGVLVSLSNPYWTLWWATVGLGYIVLSLKQGVPGLVSFFSGHILSDLAWYSLVAVAVAKGRHWVTPVIYRGILLVCGLFLIFLGGSFTFWGVWG